TCGATGGAGTCGAGCCCCAGACCATCGCGGAACAATGGTTCTTGCGGATCGATATCTTCGGCGTTCAGGTCGTCAAGATTGAGTGCGTCGACGATGAGCTGAGCAACCTCACGTTCCTGCTCGGTCATTTCTGTCATGGTTTCCCTCATTGAGCGACA
This genomic stretch from Acidihalobacter ferrooxydans harbors:
- a CDS encoding phosphopantetheine-binding protein, whose protein sequence is MTEMTEQEREVAQLIVDALNLDDLNAEDIDPQEPLFRDGLGLDSIDALELALAISKRYGFQLKSDDEHNRQVFASLRSLSQHIEQNRVD